A stretch of Gallaecimonas pentaromativorans DNA encodes these proteins:
- a CDS encoding TonB-dependent receptor, giving the protein MDAFRLTPLFSAMALVLATPALADDTPRDSGVERLTVIGQKIARTEQETTDSVAVFNNQEINALPSFELGDLLNRVPGVQRDAFGYHIRGISQTGAGTGAGTAETISTRVDGAVISGVGNWYGPFSLWDMDQVAVYRGPQSTSQGQNALAGAIVLQSAAPHFDTEAAARLGIGNYGQQLYSVMANTPVLDDTLALRASYDEQRSDGFIDNPTRGIDDAAKSVHRSGRVALRYLPKSDLDITLRLSSTDNTDGVNAINSAAWRQDHSRIDYSNAPHRWTNRVNIADLTVKYDLSPYWQIFGEANYSDQDLRRDEDSDYSAADLGHTHSSYRQNARQLELRGNYDNGENLRGVVGLYYYNMNRDQDLNVALATSVYIPNIEQMIGYDPIVYSQQYNHYDASNKALFSEWDYRFASHWQITAGLRIDQERRQNDEFVTAYTVPAVPPALSGLIPEDQLAQGDVTNTEWLPKFSLGYLINPDMSLTLTYQRAYRAGGSGTNLGGNPIYNYRYDPEYTNNVELALRSAWLDEQLFVNANLYYIDWRDQQVQVRGDSTNSLDYDVRNAGRSTVLGLELSIDWQLADWFKPFFSAAYNKTEFKDFTTLDTSGSQLVDLSGNSFANAPRFTASVGAESRWANWFGNLQYSYRSRSYTDIYNQDRYPSYGLLSAKLGYEAANWTLSLYGQNLLNREYMANYATVSRLQAGAPRTFGLMLEVQY; this is encoded by the coding sequence ATGGATGCTTTTCGTTTAACTCCCCTTTTTAGCGCGATGGCGCTGGTGCTGGCCACCCCTGCTTTAGCTGACGATACCCCTCGCGACAGCGGTGTAGAACGCCTGACCGTTATCGGCCAGAAGATCGCCCGCACCGAGCAGGAAACCACCGACAGCGTGGCGGTGTTTAACAACCAGGAAATCAACGCCCTGCCCTCCTTTGAACTGGGAGATCTGCTCAATCGGGTGCCCGGGGTGCAACGCGACGCCTTTGGTTATCACATCCGCGGCATCAGCCAGACGGGGGCCGGCACCGGCGCCGGTACTGCCGAAACCATCAGCACCCGGGTTGATGGGGCGGTGATCAGCGGCGTCGGAAACTGGTACGGGCCATTTAGCCTGTGGGACATGGACCAAGTGGCGGTGTATCGCGGCCCGCAATCCACCAGCCAGGGCCAGAACGCTCTGGCCGGCGCCATCGTGCTGCAAAGCGCCGCCCCACATTTTGATACCGAAGCCGCCGCTCGCCTGGGCATTGGCAACTATGGCCAGCAGCTTTACTCGGTGATGGCCAATACCCCGGTGCTGGATGACACTCTGGCCCTTAGAGCCAGCTATGACGAGCAGCGCTCAGACGGTTTTATCGACAACCCCACCAGAGGTATTGATGATGCCGCCAAAAGCGTGCACCGCAGCGGCCGGGTAGCGCTGCGTTACCTGCCAAAGAGCGACCTGGATATCACCCTGCGCCTCAGCAGCACCGACAACACCGACGGCGTTAATGCCATCAACAGCGCCGCCTGGCGGCAAGACCACAGCCGCATTGATTACTCCAATGCGCCGCACCGCTGGACCAACCGCGTCAATATTGCCGATCTGACGGTCAAATATGACCTCAGCCCCTACTGGCAGATCTTTGGCGAAGCCAACTACAGCGATCAGGACCTTCGCCGCGACGAAGACAGCGACTACAGCGCCGCCGATCTCGGCCACACCCATAGCAGCTACCGCCAGAATGCGCGCCAGCTTGAACTGCGGGGCAACTATGACAACGGCGAGAACTTGCGTGGGGTGGTGGGGCTTTACTACTACAACATGAACCGGGACCAGGATCTGAACGTGGCGCTGGCCACCAGCGTCTACATTCCCAACATCGAGCAGATGATAGGGTACGACCCCATCGTCTACTCCCAGCAGTACAACCACTATGACGCCTCCAACAAAGCGCTGTTTAGCGAGTGGGATTATCGTTTTGCCAGCCATTGGCAAATCACCGCCGGCCTTCGCATCGACCAGGAGCGGCGCCAGAACGACGAGTTCGTTACCGCCTACACCGTGCCCGCCGTACCCCCGGCGCTAAGTGGCCTTATCCCGGAAGACCAACTGGCCCAAGGGGATGTCACCAACACCGAATGGCTGCCCAAATTCAGCCTGGGTTATCTCATTAACCCCGACATGAGCCTCACCCTTACCTACCAACGCGCCTACCGGGCTGGCGGCAGCGGCACCAACCTCGGTGGCAACCCCATTTACAACTACCGCTACGACCCCGAATACACCAACAACGTTGAGCTGGCGCTGCGCTCGGCTTGGCTGGACGAACAGCTCTTTGTTAACGCCAACCTCTATTACATCGATTGGCGCGACCAGCAAGTGCAAGTGAGGGGCGACAGCACGAACTCCCTCGATTACGACGTGCGTAACGCTGGCAGGTCCACGGTCCTAGGCCTTGAGCTCAGCATCGATTGGCAACTGGCCGACTGGTTTAAGCCCTTTTTCAGCGCCGCCTATAACAAAACCGAGTTCAAGGACTTCACCACCCTCGACACCTCCGGTAGCCAGTTGGTGGACTTGTCCGGTAACAGCTTTGCCAACGCCCCGCGCTTTACCGCCTCGGTTGGGGCCGAGAGCCGCTGGGCCAACTGGTTTGGCAACCTGCAATACAGTTACCGCAGCCGCAGCTATACCGACATCTACAACCAGGACCGCTACCCAAGTTATGGCTTGCTGAGCGCCAAGCTGGGGTATGAGGCGGCAAACTGGACCCTATCTCTTTACGGCCAAAACCTTCTCAACCGTGAGTACATGGCCAACTACGCCACCGTAAGCCGCTTGCAGGCAGGGGCGCCCCGTACCTTCGGCCTGATGCTGGAAGTGCAGTACTAA
- a CDS encoding rubredoxin — protein sequence MKPYRKFKCSLCEHIYDEERGDPDTGIAPGTRWEDVPDDWFCPDCGAPKAAFDEI from the coding sequence ATGAAGCCCTACCGCAAGTTTAAATGCAGCCTTTGCGAGCATATCTATGACGAAGAGCGGGGTGACCCTGACACCGGCATTGCCCCCGGCACCCGCTGGGAAGATGTCCCCGATGACTGGTTCTGCCCCGACTGCGGGGCCCCAAAAGCGGCCTTTGACGAGATATGA